The genomic interval GGCGCAGGCGCAGCTGCCGCCGCAATCGCCGTCAATGCCGGGAATGAGGTTCTGGGTTGCCGCCTCCATCAGCGATATACCGTCTTCGACCTCGACGCTGCGTTCGGTGCCGCCATGGTCGACGAAATGGATCTTGATCATTTGACTACTCCTCGAGTTTGAGGCGCCTGGACGGCGCCAATTTGTGTGAAATCTGCTACGCCGCGCGCGCCAGATCCTTCAGTGCCCAGTGCCCAGCGCCCGTCGGCCAACTGCCGCGGTGCAATGTGTGCGCGACGAGATGCGATCAGCGGCACGGCGGCGGCAAAGTCCGCGGCACGGCGATGACGATCTTGCTCTCCATGTCGGTGGGGGCGTCACGCGTTGATCCGCACCGGGAGATGACTGAACCCGCGAAAGATGATGCTGGTATCCACCGGTACTGGATCGCCGACCACCTCGATCTGCATCGGCTTGTTCCAGCGCTTGAGGGCTTCCTCCCACAACACGCGCAGCTGCAGTTCGGCGAGACGGTTGCCGAGGCAGCGGTGGATGCCGAAACCGAACGCGATCTGGTGGCGCGGATTCTTGCGGTCAATGATGAATTCGTCCGGGCGTTCGATGGACTGAGGGTCGCGGTTACCCGACAGATACCACATGACAATCCTGTCGCCCTTGCGGATCTGCTTGCCGCCGAGCATGGTGTCGCACAGCGCGGTCCGGCGCATGTGCGTCAGCGGCGTCTGCCAGCGGATCGCCTCCGGCACGAACGACGTCACCAGCTCCGGCCGGGCGCACAGCTTGCGGTATTCCTCCGGGTTGCGGTTGAGCGCCAGCACGCTGCCGCTCATGGTGCTGCGCGTCGTGTCGTTGCCGCCGATGATCAGCAGCATCAGGTTGCCGAGAAACTCCAGCGGCCGGGATGGCATGTCGCGCGTGGCCTCGGCGTGAGCCAGCATCGAGATCAGGTCGGGCTGCGGCTCGGCCGCTGCACGCTGGTGCCAGAGTGCGGTGAAGTAGCCCAGGCACATGTGCAACTCCTGCATACGCGCCTCCGGCGACTCCACCACGCTCGATCCCGATTCCGGACTGGCCGAGCCGACCTCGGACCAGCGGGTCAGCATCCGCCGGTGTTCCTGCGGAAATCCGAACAGGATCGCCAACATCTGCGTGGTCAGCTCGATGGAGACGCGATCGACCCAGTCGAACGTCTGGTTCACCGGCAACCCATCGAGGACCTCGTTGGTGCGCTGCCGGATGCCGACCTCCAGATTCATCAGGTTTTCCGGCGATACCGCGGGGCTCACCGACATGCGCTGCTCGCCGTGCTTGGGCGGGTCCATGGCGATAAACATTGGTGTGCCGAGCCCCAGCGTGTCGTCTTCGATGGTTATGCCGCGGGCTTCGGACGAGAAGATCTGCGGCTTGGTTTCGACCTCGACGATGTCCTTGAAGCGCGTGACCGACCAGTACGGGCCGTAAAGCTTGTTCGTCGAGCAATAGTGGATCGGATCCTCGCGGCGCAGGCGGTCGAAGTAGCCGAAAACGGCGTCGCTGCGGAAGAGCTCGGCATCGGCGACGTCGATCTGGTCCAGCGGCACCTCATTCGGCGACAGCATGGCGGTCGAAGCAATGGGGCAGCCAGCGGCTGCCGGGTTGTTGGTGGCATTCATTAGATTCTCCTTCCGGTTGTCTGCATGCTGCGCAGGGGTGCGATGGATGTACACTAGGGTCGTTCTGCAAGGCTGTCGCCTATCGTTTGACAGGTTGCGAGTGTGAGTTAGACGGGCGCTGCTACAAGTGCCTGTGCGGCGTCGTACCGCAGAGGACAACGAGGAGGAGAGTTGGTCCGTGTCTGGTTCTACGCCCGATACCCGGCCGGGAAAGGTCCGCCGCAGACGCCGAGGATCCGGTCGAGTCCATGCTGCCGCGGACGCCGTGGTGCTGGACATCGCCAGCCACATGCTTCAACGCTCACGCATCGCGCCTCCGGGCGATCGAGACTGCGTGATCGCCGTCGTCGCACCGGCGGGCTATGGCAAGACGACGCTGGCGGCACAGTGGTTCGCCGAGGCGCAGCAGAGCCACGGTGCGGGCTGGCTACAGATCGACGAGCGCAGCCG from Banduia mediterranea carries:
- a CDS encoding cytochrome P450, with product MLSPNEVPLDQIDVADAELFRSDAVFGYFDRLRREDPIHYCSTNKLYGPYWSVTRFKDIVEVETKPQIFSSEARGITIEDDTLGLGTPMFIAMDPPKHGEQRMSVSPAVSPENLMNLEVGIRQRTNEVLDGLPVNQTFDWVDRVSIELTTQMLAILFGFPQEHRRMLTRWSEVGSASPESGSSVVESPEARMQELHMCLGYFTALWHQRAAAEPQPDLISMLAHAEATRDMPSRPLEFLGNLMLLIIGGNDTTRSTMSGSVLALNRNPEEYRKLCARPELVTSFVPEAIRWQTPLTHMRRTALCDTMLGGKQIRKGDRIVMWYLSGNRDPQSIERPDEFIIDRKNPRHQIAFGFGIHRCLGNRLAELQLRVLWEEALKRWNKPMQIEVVGDPVPVDTSIIFRGFSHLPVRINA